From one Humulus lupulus chromosome 8, drHumLupu1.1, whole genome shotgun sequence genomic stretch:
- the LOC133795492 gene encoding protein FAR1-RELATED SEQUENCE 5-like encodes MGDSGMSWYLHMEKSDKEMKYPLIVSFEERPMVELIQKSIENSRLLLESVTDHSSIMDSDLSSKFGTNFEVGSSSNSHGGSSGSSTVLSTNTNNSPTSENVDSIFVDPIGLEDLKVKYFFENKEKLKTALGLISIKKFFEFVTIKSNQTRLVVRCVVPNCEWYMRASKYGNGDFWMVRKYVKDHTCPIDVALNDHRQATSKLVSDCVTNLLRDDATTCPKKIVAHMLRDYGVHISYFKARMAKEKALEALQGSADESYALLPSYLHALKSSNPGSVVDYQTDDEGRFLYMFMAFGASLEGWKYCRPVISVDGTFLTAKFVGTLFMACAMDANNHIFPIGFGIGDSENDSSWTWFFQRLRGALGSRDNLVIVSDRHMSIENAISTVYPDAEHVLCTYHLLNNLKSALKFKGHDVLFENCSRAYLKIDFEFYMRQMESIKPRIREYLLQVGYEKWARSYSTRRRYTIMTSNISESLNSVWKEARDFPVVALLENLRQKVQNWFDTRRLEAASTFTRLSKWAEDQLVEQNRLGRTMNVYSVGHQIYQVVDGNLEFVVEILKRSCTCRKWDLDEIPCSHACAAIRKANLCHYTYVSDFYMKDVFVSTYNGIIHPVGSQKFWDIPDIVKDHVVLPPIVRRRAGRPKKKRIPSAGEKRRQIKCGRCNENGHNRKRCRNAIHVKMKSMKRLKSCVHPH; translated from the exons ATGGGTGATAGTGGTATGAGTTGGTACCTACATATGGAAAAATCTGATAAAGAAATGAAATACCCACTCATTGTAAGTTTTGAGGAGCGTCCAATGGTTGAACTAATTCAAAAGTCCATTGAGAATAGTCGTTTGTTGTTGGAGTCTGTTACTGATCACTCCTCTATAATGGATTCAGATTTATCTTCAAAGTTTGGCACAAACTTTGAAGTAGGTTCATCGTCAAATTCTCATGGTGGGAGCAGTGGTAGTTCAACTGTTCTAAGTACCAACACGAACAATTCTCCAACTTCAGAAAACGTAGACTCTATATTTGTAGATCCCATTGGATTGGAAGATCTGAAAGTCAAATACTTCtttgaaaataaagaaaagttGAAGACTGCATTAGGGTTGATCTCAATTAAGAAATTTTTTGAATTTGTGACTATTAAGTCTAACCAAACTAGATTGGTTGTCAGATGTGTAGTTCCAAATTGTGAATGGTACATGAGGGCTTCAAAGTATGGAAATGGAGATTTTTGGATGGTAAGGAAGTATGTCAAGGATCATACTTGTCCAATTGATGTTGCGTTAAATGATCATCGTCAAGCTACTAGCAAATTAGTGAGTGATTGTGTAACTAACTTGCTAAGAGATGATGCAACAACATGTCCTAAAAAGATAGTAGCTCATATGTTGAGAGATTATGGGGTCCATATTAGTTACTTCAAAGCTCGTATGGCAAAGGAAAAAGCATTGGAGGCATTACAAGGATCTGCTGATGAGTCATATGCTCTATTGCCATCATATCTCCATGCTCTAAAGTCTTCTAATCCTG GCTCAGTGGTTGATTATCAAACTGATGATGAAGGCAGATTCTTGTATATGTTCATGGCATTTGGAGCTTCCCTTGAAGGATGGAAGTATTGTAGGCCAGTCATATCAGTTGACGGAACATTTTTAACAGCTAAATTTGTAGGAACATTGTTCATGGCATGTGCCATGGATGCCAATAATCATATATTCCCAATAGGTTTTGGCATCGGAGATTCTGAGAATGATTCTTCTTGGACTTGGTTTTTCCAAAGATTAAGAGGTGCATTAGGATCTCGAGATAATCTGGTTATTGTTTCAGACAGACACATGAGTATTGAGAATGCAATATCTACTGTGTATCCAGATGCAGAACATGTCTTATGCACCTATCATTTGTTGAACAACCTAAAATCTGCATTGAAGTTCAAGGGCCATGATGTGCTATTTGAGAATTGTTCAAGAGCTTATTTGAAGATTGACTTTGAGTTTTATATGCGCCAAATGGAGTCAATCAAACCAAGAATTCGTGAATATCTTCTTCAAGTTGGATACGAGAAATGGGCTAGATCATATTCTACTAGAAGAAGATACACCATTATGACCTCAAATATATCTGAAAGCTTAAATTCTGTTTGGAAAGAAGCTAGAGACTTTCCTG TTGTAGCTTTATTGGAAAATTTAAGGCAAAAGGTTCAAAATTGGTTTGATACACGTCGTTTGGAAGCAGCAAGCACATTTACAAGGTTGTCAAAATGGGCAGAAGACCAGCTTGTTGAGCAAAATCGTCTAGGTAGAACTATGAAT GTATACTCTGTTGGTCATCAAATTTACCAAGTTGTTGATGGTAACTTAGAATTTGTTGTTGAAATTCTAAAGCGCAGTTGCACTTGTCGCAAGTGGGACTTAGATGAAATCCCTTGCTCGCATGCATGTGCTGCCATAAGAAAAGCAAACTTGTGCCATTATACTTATGTCTCTGACTTTTACATGAAGGATGTTTTTGTGAGCACATATAATGGAATAATCCATCCAGTGGGAAGTCAAAAGTTTTGGGATATTCCTGATATTGTCAAAGATCATGTTGTGCTGCCACCCATTGTAAGGAGAAGAGCTGGCAGACCAAAAAAGAAGAGGATTCCTTCAGCTGGTGAAAAAAGGAGGCAAATCAAGTGTGGTAGGTGCAATGAAAATGGACACAATCGTAAAAGATGTAGAAATGCTATTCATGTGAAGATGAAATCTATGAAGAGGCTGAAATCTTGTGTTCATCCTCATTAA
- the LOC133797483 gene encoding exportin-2, with protein sequence MEWNPQTLQFLSECFLHTLSPTPEPRRRAEASLLEASDRPNYGLAVLRLVAEPSVDEQIRMAAAVNFKNHLRGRWAPSASPDEPNAVASPSPIPDSEKDQIKALIVSLMLSANPKIQSQLSEALAVIGKHDFPKSWPALLPELISSLQKASQASDYASINGILGTANSIFKKFRYQYKTNDLLLDLKYCLDNFAAPLLEIFLKTATLIDSTANSGGGSVATLRPLFESQRLCCRIFYSLNFQELPEFFEDHMKEWMTEFRKYLTTSYPALENSGADGLALVDELRAAVCENINLYMEKNEEEFQGYLNDFALAVWSLLGNVSQASSRDQLAVTAIKFLTTVSTSVHHKLFEGEGVIPQICQSIVIPNVRLRDEDEELFEMNYVEFIRRDMEGSDLDTRRRIACELLKGIATNYKKQVTDLVSAQIQNLLTSFAANTVANWKDKDCAIYLVVSLATKKAGGASVTTDLVDVHSFFGSVIVPELQSQDVNAFPMLKAGALKFFTMFRNHISKQCAVQCFPDLIRFLGAESNVVHSYAASCIEKLLLVKDGGQARYNSADISPFLGVLMNNLFNALKLPESEENQYIMKCIMRVLGVAEITPDIAGPCITGLTSVLGEVCKNPRNPVFNHYLFEAVAILVKRACEKDPSLTSAFEANLFPSIEIILSNDVSEFFPYAFQLLAQLLELNRPPIPPSYRAIFEILLSPDSWKRASNVPALVRLLQAFLQKAPHELNQEGRLSQVLGIFKKLLSSPSSYEQGFFVLNTVIENLEYGVIAPYVTHIWAALFTELLNRRTIKLIKSLLIFMSLFLVKHGSANLVETMNAVQPNIFKEILVQFWVPNLKHITGPIETKLTAVASTRLICESPILLDAMANELWGKMLDSVVTLISRPEEDRVEEEPEMPDLAENVGYTASFVRLFNAGKKEEDPLKEIKDPKEFLVASLAKLSVVYPRRFPQAISQYLDPANQAALLHLCNTYNCRIA encoded by the coding sequence ATGGAGTGGAACCCTCAAACCCTTCAGTTCCTCTCCGAGTGCTTCCTCCACACCCTTTCTCCGACACCTGAGCCCCGCCGCCGTGCCGAGGCCTCGCTCCTTGAGGCCTCCGATCGCCCCAACTATGGCCTCGCTGTGCTCCGCCTTGTCGCCGAGCCCAGCGTCGACGAACAGATCCGAATGGCCGCCGCTGTCAACTTTAAGAATCATCTCAGAGGTCGATGGGCCCCTTCCGCCTCTCCCGACGAGCCCAACGCCGTAGCGTCCCCATCCCCTATACCTGACTCCGAGAAGGACCAGATCAAAGCCCTAATCGTCTCACTCATGCTCTCCGCTAACCCTAAAATCCAGAGCCAGCTCAGTGAAGCCCTTGCCGTCATTGGCAAGCACGATTTTCCGAAATCGTGGCCTGCTTTGCTCCCGGAGCTAAtttctagcctccagaaagcttcgCAGGCATCGGACTATGCCTCCATCAATGGTATTCTAGGTACCGCTAACTCTATATTTAAGAAATTTCGATACCAGTATAAGACCAATGATCTTTTGCTTGATTTGAAGTATTGTTTGGACAATTTTGCTGCACCGTTATTGGAAATTTTTCTTAAAACTGCCACATTGATCGACTCTACCGCTAATTCGGGTGGTGGGTCTGTGGCCACTCTTCGACCCCTTTTCGAATCCCAGAGGTTATGCTGTAGGATATTTTATTCTTTAAACTTCCAAGAGTTGCCAGAGTTTTTTGAGGATCATATGAAAGAATGGATGACTGAGTTTAGGAAATATTTAACTACTAGTTATCCCGCACTTGAGAACAGTGGTGCTGATGGGCTTGCACTCGTGGATGAGCTTCGGGCTGCGGTGTGTGAGAATATTAATCTTTATATGGAAAAGAATGAGGAGGAATTTCAAGGTTACTTGAATGATTTTGCGCTTGCTGTGTGGAGCTTGCTAGGGAATGTGTCGCAAGCATCTAGCCGTGATCAGCTTGCTGTTACAGCGATTAAGTTTCTGACCACAGTTAGCACCAGTGTGCACCATAAGTTGTTTGAGGGCGAGGGTGTGATACCACAGATATGTCAGAGCATTGTGATCCCTAATGTTAGGTTGAGGGACGAGGATGAAGAACTGTTTGAGATGAACTATGTTGAATTCATTAGGAGGGATATGGAGGGTAGTGATCTTGATACAAGGAGGAGAATTGCATGCGAACTTCTTAAAGGGATTGCCACCAATTACAAGAAACAGGTTACGGATTTGGTTTCTGCACAGATACAGAATTTGCTGACCTCATTTGCAGCAAACACAGTTGCAAACTGGAAGGACAAAGATTGCGCCATATACTTAGTTGTCTCCCTTGCAACTAAGAAAGCTGGTGGTGCTTCTGTCACAACTGATCTTGTTGATGTCCACAGTTTCTTTGGATCTGTTATTGTTCCAGAACTGCAGAGTCAGGATGTGAATGCGTTTCCAATGCTTAAGGCTGGGGCTCTTAAGTTTTTCACAATGTTTCGGAATCATATATCAAAGCAATGTGCTGTGCAATGCTTTCCGGACTTGATTCGATTCCTTGGTGCAGAgtcaaatgtggttcattcttatGCAGCAAGTTGTATTGAAAAACTATTGCTGGTTAAGGATGGGGGGCAGGCAAGATACAACTCAGCTGATATTTCTCCATTTTTAGGAGTGTTGATGAATAACCTCTTTAATGCCTTGAAGCTTCCAGAATCTGAGGAAAATCAATACATAATGAAATGTATCATGCGTGTTCTTGGTGTTGCTGAAATAACTCCTGATATTGCTGGACCTTGCATAACAGGGTTGACATCTGTACTTGGTGAGGTTTGCAAAAACCCAAGAAATCCAGTTTTTAACCACTATTTATTTGAGGCTGTGGCTATTCTCGTAAAGCGAGCCTGTGAGAAAGATCCTTCTCTTACATCAGCTTTTGAAGCAAATCTTTTCCCTAGCATTGAAATCATATTGTCCAATGATGTAAGTGAGTTCTTTCCTTATGCATTTCAGTTGCTTGCTCAGCTTTTGGAGTTAAATAGACCACCCATTCCCCCAAGCTACAGGGCCATTTTTGAGATTCTTTTGTCACCTGATTCATGGAAGAGAGCTTCCAATGTCCCGGCACTTGTGCGTCTGCTTCAGGCCTTCCTTCAGAAGGCACCTCATGAGCTCAATCAAGAAGGGAGGCTAAGCCAGGTTCTTGGGATATTTAAGAAGCTTTTGTCATCACCAAGCTCATATGAGCAGGGTTTCTTTGTGCTAAATACTGTTATTGAGAATCTTGAATACGGTGTTATTGCACCCTATGTGACACACATTTGGGCTGCCCTTTTCACCGAACTCTTGAATAGGAGAACCATAAAGCTTATCAAGTCCTTGTTGATATTTATGTCTCTCTTTCTGGTCAAACATGGTTCCGCAAACCTTGTGGAGACAATGAATGCTGTTCAACCCAACATATTCAAAGAAATCTTGGTTCAGTTCTGGGTACCTAATCTTAAACATATAACAGGGCCTATTGAGACAAAATTGACTGCTGTTGCATCAACCAGGCTTATATGTGAATCTCCAATCCTTTTGGATGCTATGGCTAATGAATTATGGGGAAAGATGCTGGATAGCGTTGTTACCCTTATTTCACGGCCTGAGGAGGATAGGGTTGAGGAAGAACCAGAAATGCCTGATCTTGCCGAGAATGTTGGATATACTGCTTCCTTTGTTCGACTTTTCAATGCTGGAAAGAAAGAGGAGGACCCTTTGAAAGAAATAAAGGATCCGAAGGAATTTTTGGTTGCTTCTTTGGCAAAGCTTTCTGTCGTTTATCCTCGGAGGTTTCCACAGGCCATCAGCCAGTATCTTGATCCAGCCAATCAGGCTGCATTGCTTCATCTCTGCAATACTTATAACTGCCGAATTGCTTGA